One stretch of Siphonobacter curvatus DNA includes these proteins:
- a CDS encoding YciE/YciF ferroxidase family protein, whose translation MASLASLFQMDKAEGLSELFVAQLKDIYWAENKLTTALTEMETAATTDELKGGLRTHLAETEGQIKRLNQVFSSLGLEAEGVKCQAMAGLVDEGEDIVAETQSGSLTRDAGIIAACQKVEHYEIASYGTLVAWAKILGYEEAARLLHANLQEEEATDQKLTMLAESFVNTTATAE comes from the coding sequence ATGGCAAGTCTTGCTAGTCTTTTTCAAATGGACAAGGCCGAGGGCCTTTCAGAACTGTTCGTAGCTCAATTGAAAGATATTTATTGGGCCGAAAATAAATTAACGACGGCTCTTACCGAGATGGAAACCGCAGCGACGACGGATGAACTCAAAGGAGGTCTGCGTACGCACTTGGCCGAAACGGAAGGACAGATTAAGCGTCTGAATCAGGTATTCTCTTCGCTGGGTCTGGAAGCGGAGGGCGTAAAATGCCAGGCGATGGCTGGACTGGTGGACGAAGGCGAAGACATCGTTGCTGAAACGCAGAGTGGTAGTCTGACCCGTGATGCCGGTATCATTGCCGCCTGTCAGAAGGTAGAGCACTACGAAATTGCCAGCTACGGAACGCTGGTAGCCTGGGCGAAAATTCTGGGTTATGAAGAAGCCGCTCGTCTGCTCCATGCCAACCTGCAGGAAGAAGAAGCAACCGATCAGAAGTTAACGATGCTGGCGGAATCGTTCGTGAATACGACCGCTACGGCTGAGTAA
- a CDS encoding Gfo/Idh/MocA family protein: MKSLDSMLSDLLSDKKTVSRQLFLRRAGQGLALSGIAGGLAACQISLGQGKTDGVKPTSPPAKNTDPSKPEQPIELEAWKAETEQAAGPTPSPQPEEQRVGYAIVGLGHLSLDEILPALAQCKKSKVTALVSGNREKALKVAKQYGVPEKNIYNYQTYDQLKDNPEVQAIYIVLPNGLHAEYTIRGAKAGKHILCEKPMANTPEECRQMIEACKQANRKLMIAYRIQYEPYHAMIRDSIRQKKFGKVKFIEATNAQYTANPSHWRHVKALAGGGSLPDIGLYCLNTIRYALGEEPTEVMGYQYSTPGDPLFKEVEENVTWQMRFPSGVLANCATAYAAHENRTYKVLAEKGWMSMQPAFAYKGLSMKQSHAEGPVEYNEEPKVAEKNQFALEMDHFSDCIQQDKKPFTPGEEGLQDHIIMEAIYQSAQEGKPVKLQKYDKLDTFRGTEPKRG, from the coding sequence ATGAAAAGTTTAGATTCCATGTTGTCTGACCTCTTGTCTGACAAGAAAACGGTGTCCCGCCAATTGTTCTTACGCCGGGCGGGTCAGGGACTCGCCTTGTCGGGAATAGCGGGGGGATTAGCCGCCTGTCAGATTAGCTTAGGTCAGGGAAAAACCGATGGGGTGAAGCCCACTTCGCCGCCCGCAAAAAATACAGACCCTTCCAAGCCCGAACAGCCCATTGAACTGGAAGCCTGGAAGGCAGAAACCGAGCAGGCCGCTGGCCCCACGCCCAGTCCGCAACCCGAAGAACAACGCGTAGGATACGCCATTGTTGGTTTGGGGCACTTGTCGCTCGATGAAATCCTGCCTGCTCTGGCTCAGTGCAAAAAGTCGAAAGTGACGGCTCTGGTTAGTGGTAACCGGGAAAAGGCCCTGAAAGTGGCAAAACAGTACGGCGTTCCGGAAAAGAACATTTACAATTACCAGACCTATGATCAGCTCAAAGATAACCCGGAGGTACAGGCCATTTACATTGTACTGCCCAACGGGCTGCACGCCGAGTACACCATTCGCGGAGCCAAAGCGGGTAAACACATTCTGTGCGAAAAGCCCATGGCCAATACGCCCGAGGAATGCCGTCAGATGATTGAAGCCTGCAAACAGGCCAACCGCAAACTGATGATTGCCTACCGGATTCAGTACGAGCCTTACCACGCCATGATTCGCGATTCGATCCGTCAGAAGAAATTTGGTAAGGTGAAATTCATTGAAGCAACGAATGCTCAGTACACGGCCAATCCTTCGCACTGGCGTCATGTGAAAGCCCTGGCTGGCGGTGGCTCGTTGCCCGACATTGGGTTGTACTGTCTGAATACCATTCGATACGCCTTAGGCGAAGAGCCCACTGAGGTAATGGGGTACCAGTACTCCACGCCCGGCGATCCGCTATTTAAGGAAGTAGAAGAGAACGTAACCTGGCAGATGCGTTTCCCCAGCGGCGTACTGGCGAACTGTGCAACGGCTTACGCCGCTCACGAAAACCGTACGTACAAAGTACTGGCTGAGAAGGGCTGGATGAGTATGCAGCCCGCCTTCGCTTATAAAGGTCTGTCGATGAAGCAATCGCACGCCGAAGGCCCCGTGGAGTACAACGAAGAGCCGAAGGTCGCGGAGAAAAACCAGTTTGCTCTGGAAATGGACCATTTCTCCGACTGTATCCAGCAGGATAAAAAACCCTTTACGCCGGGCGAAGAAGGGCTTCAGGATCACATCATCATGGAAGCCATCTACCAGTCAGCCCAGGAAGGCAAACCTGTCAAACTACAGAAATACGACAAACTCGACACCTTCCGGGGGACGGAACCGAAGCGAGGATAG
- a CDS encoding Arm DNA-binding domain-containing protein: MKRRRISMMTVSLWRHFSNTSKTKCTIYARIKYQGERAELGSTGIKISTSDWDNESKRVLPSHPQYLSINQDLEELLSRVDIAYQELRKTKRRLRHKQFLKRTEPFLNRR; encoded by the coding sequence ATGAAACGCAGACGAATCTCTATGATGACTGTGAGCCTATGGAGGCATTTTAGCAACACCTCAAAAACCAAGTGTACCATTTATGCTCGAATTAAGTATCAAGGCGAACGGGCTGAGCTGGGCTCAACCGGAATCAAAATCTCAACCAGCGATTGGGATAATGAGTCAAAACGGGTACTTCCCTCCCACCCACAATATCTTTCAATCAACCAGGATCTGGAGGAATTGCTTAGCCGTGTTGACATTGCTTATCAGGAACTTAGAAAGACAAAAAGGCGGTTAAGGCACAAACAATTCTTGAAACGTACCGAGCCTTTTTTGAATCGGAGGTAG
- a CDS encoding PQQ-dependent sugar dehydrogenase — protein MLRSFLVLGLSLTLSCGYVACQSPEQTQAEKPIAVQLQLLSDQLDLPTAFAVPGDGSGRLFVTEQVGRIRIIDQNKLVAQPFLDLTKVVIKNNGYDERGLLGLAFHPQYAKNGKFYVYYSARSQGGGNHKSVIQEFTVSGNKNAADPQSGKLVLEFNEPESNHNGGDLKFGPDGYLYIAVGDGGGANDRHGEHGNGQNMNTLLGKILRIDVNTAPYAIPADNPFKTQAGARPEIYAYGLRNPWRISFDKSNGKLFAGDVGQNQYEEVDIITKGGNYGWRVREAYHPFNEKDPDPKNYIDPITEYPHSEGISITGGFVYRGKAISALQGKYIFADWSGPIWYLTESKGKTWPRGVVQPRSRPANWQVYSFGEDEQGELYILGVNTENNRGFLYKFQP, from the coding sequence ATGCTTCGATCTTTTCTTGTACTAGGACTCAGCCTGACCTTGAGCTGCGGGTACGTAGCCTGTCAGTCACCCGAGCAAACGCAGGCTGAAAAGCCCATTGCCGTACAACTGCAACTCCTTTCCGATCAGTTGGATTTGCCCACGGCTTTTGCTGTACCCGGTGACGGATCGGGTCGTTTGTTCGTAACTGAACAAGTCGGACGTATACGCATCATCGATCAAAATAAACTCGTCGCCCAGCCTTTTCTGGATCTTACTAAGGTGGTCATCAAAAATAATGGCTACGATGAACGCGGCCTGCTGGGTCTGGCCTTTCACCCGCAGTACGCCAAGAATGGTAAGTTTTACGTGTACTACAGTGCCCGATCGCAGGGCGGCGGCAATCACAAAAGTGTGATTCAGGAGTTTACGGTATCGGGTAACAAAAACGCAGCCGATCCGCAAAGTGGGAAGCTGGTCCTGGAATTCAACGAGCCGGAATCGAACCACAATGGCGGCGATTTAAAATTCGGTCCGGATGGATACCTATACATTGCCGTGGGTGACGGCGGCGGAGCGAATGACCGCCACGGCGAGCACGGCAACGGCCAAAACATGAATACGCTGCTGGGCAAGATTCTACGGATTGATGTCAATACAGCTCCCTACGCCATTCCTGCGGACAATCCGTTCAAGACTCAGGCGGGAGCACGACCCGAGATTTACGCCTATGGCTTGCGGAATCCCTGGCGGATTAGCTTCGACAAGAGCAATGGAAAGCTTTTCGCCGGTGACGTCGGACAAAATCAGTACGAGGAAGTAGACATCATTACGAAAGGCGGCAACTACGGCTGGCGGGTGCGTGAAGCCTATCATCCTTTCAACGAGAAAGACCCCGATCCCAAAAATTACATCGATCCGATTACGGAATATCCGCACAGCGAAGGCATCAGCATCACGGGCGGTTTTGTGTACCGGGGCAAGGCCATTTCGGCTCTGCAGGGCAAATACATCTTCGCCGACTGGTCGGGTCCGATCTGGTATCTGACGGAATCGAAGGGCAAAACCTGGCCTCGGGGCGTGGTACAGCCACGTAGTCGTCCGGCGAACTGGCAGGTGTATAGTTTCGGTGAGGATGAGCAAGGTGAACTCTACATACTGGGGGTAAATACGGAGAATAACCGGGGCTTTCTATACAAATTTCAACCCTAA
- a CDS encoding PAS domain-containing protein, with the protein MSSDPSFPSRKSRFSDLERLSFALQAAQVGTWDMDLERKQVWWDERCRELYGFVREVEVPYEIVLEYTHPDDQSRVDQAITWALNPKSLGDYDIEFRTIGGEDYKLRWVHAKGQAFFDEHGNAYRFSGIIQDITSLVLAWQELESNRRHWSTIVENSPAPTAVLAGRELTIETINKSMLQILGKEASIIGQPLLDAVPEFTDQPFMAILQDVFHTGNAYHTSEGNVYIKVGDRLQEFWFSYSYTPLFNQKGRVVSIVCTAIDITALIEIRRQIATQQPG; encoded by the coding sequence ATGAGTAGTGACCCATCTTTTCCATCACGTAAAAGTCGCTTTTCCGATTTAGAACGTCTTTCCTTCGCCCTACAAGCCGCTCAGGTGGGTACCTGGGATATGGACCTGGAACGAAAACAAGTCTGGTGGGATGAGCGATGCCGGGAGTTATACGGTTTTGTCCGGGAAGTAGAAGTTCCCTATGAGATCGTGTTGGAGTATACTCACCCCGACGATCAGAGTCGCGTCGATCAAGCTATTACCTGGGCATTAAATCCGAAGTCGCTGGGCGATTACGATATTGAATTCAGAACCATCGGCGGCGAAGATTATAAGTTACGCTGGGTACATGCCAAAGGACAGGCGTTCTTTGATGAGCACGGCAATGCCTACCGTTTTTCGGGCATCATTCAGGACATTACTTCGCTAGTACTGGCCTGGCAGGAACTAGAATCCAACCGACGTCATTGGAGTACGATCGTAGAAAACTCTCCTGCTCCTACGGCGGTCTTAGCGGGCCGGGAGCTGACCATTGAGACCATCAACAAATCCATGCTTCAGATCCTGGGCAAAGAGGCTTCGATCATAGGCCAACCCTTACTTGACGCCGTACCCGAATTTACAGATCAGCCCTTCATGGCGATTCTTCAGGATGTTTTCCACACGGGAAACGCCTATCACACTTCCGAAGGTAATGTATACATTAAGGTCGGTGATCGCTTGCAGGAATTCTGGTTTAGCTATTCGTACACGCCCTTATTTAACCAGAAAGGCCGGGTGGTTAGCATTGTCTGTACTGCCATCGACATCACAGCCCTGATCGAAATCCGCCGACAGATCGCAACGCAACAACCCGGCTGA
- a CDS encoding HD domain-containing protein, which produces MDLLIPKELEQKLKTSEDINLIVRTVIRDYNSILHDRKMYFFEEYTPHDIEKHLNDILKTSLGLMTKNTLSILSGEDIGIYVLAVLLHDIGMHIEYDTFIALVDGRYDVSLKESDCFNTRGKTWLTLWNEYILEAKILDAKARNSLYGNSDVFPERNIDIKNKDSIDGYHKKLIGEFIRRHHPRFAHEVALQGFIGKNGETIDFARDLDYNKRQIVGLIARSHGINIRDTFSYLRKNWSKVWKNPHNINIVFLMVLIRISDYLQIDASRLDSKVIKLRTINSPLSVLEHQKHSGIIDIQEDTDDSERIIIVAKPENVYVYNGLKKLFESIQMELDVSWAVLGEVYGSKVLTKQPKITLRRLYSNLDEQELLDELNYVAKEIRITQHENLAKLFIAPLYGDKPTFGVRELIQNSVDAVNERLKIGSSIFDTNIYVNIEKDDKNKYFFTIKDYGKGMTIEEISNYFLKVGASFINDIRWKTRFIDEIGNVLINRVGRFGVGVLASFLIGNKIEVTTRSIQDEKGYKFTVILDQNDIEIERNIDTCIGTTITIEINSDSLSGFKDSSSKRWYRWYNLPFPEIKYNAPDEFFDPNSMSQGDFIILPSENAEQDGYWVNGSYDNITYSWAYFPESSAERNFKRGRFENILSKTAYVNGFFISTLPYNSIGDIYHSLPALSLFDRYNKLQINLNRNSIFIPPMIIFNIFQQSIDDFIACLLCMPFDASEGVTTRLNYPGFSTKYASESIEAGKANKYILKILYSKNGYTTLASLMNTDKYDNYKVFDVIFNSNDVRYDWRRYDNNTVSTPYYYKIRLNNVLDDNPQMGFMNDTDFYCITRELDSVINDDDSLVKFSLIPSINTVRSIMDMEIIDKYDFINLIKNVSKNITVTKNKENLFLYKGINDLRILKEDILNIYTNPLGIKTISDRIYQLLGNDPVIPFSLKERVEKFPLAFYALKDYIFKYLQDK; this is translated from the coding sequence ATGGATTTACTCATACCAAAAGAATTAGAGCAAAAACTAAAAACTTCAGAGGATATAAATCTGATTGTTAGAACTGTCATTAGGGATTATAATTCAATCCTTCATGACCGGAAGATGTATTTTTTTGAAGAATATACTCCTCATGATATTGAAAAACATCTAAATGATATTTTGAAAACCTCATTAGGCCTTATGACAAAGAATACCTTAAGTATATTGTCTGGTGAGGATATAGGGATTTATGTGCTAGCTGTTCTACTACATGATATTGGCATGCATATTGAGTATGACACTTTTATAGCACTTGTAGACGGGAGGTATGATGTTTCATTAAAAGAAAGTGATTGTTTTAATACTAGGGGTAAAACTTGGCTCACTTTGTGGAATGAATATATATTAGAAGCTAAAATACTTGATGCAAAGGCACGGAATAGTTTATATGGTAATTCTGATGTATTTCCTGAACGAAATATTGATATAAAAAATAAAGATTCAATTGATGGTTATCATAAAAAATTAATTGGTGAATTTATAAGAAGACATCATCCTCGATTTGCACATGAAGTTGCATTGCAAGGATTTATAGGTAAAAATGGTGAAACAATTGATTTTGCTAGAGACTTAGACTATAATAAAAGACAAATAGTTGGTTTAATAGCTAGGAGCCATGGAATTAATATCCGAGATACATTTTCCTATTTAAGAAAGAATTGGAGTAAAGTTTGGAAAAATCCTCATAATATTAATATAGTATTTCTAATGGTATTGATTAGAATTTCAGATTACCTGCAAATAGATGCAAGTAGACTAGATTCTAAGGTGATAAAACTAAGGACTATAAATAGCCCCTTGTCGGTTTTAGAACATCAAAAGCATTCCGGGATAATTGATATACAGGAAGATACTGACGATTCAGAAAGAATTATTATTGTTGCTAAACCTGAAAATGTATATGTTTATAATGGATTAAAAAAACTTTTTGAGAGTATACAAATGGAGTTGGATGTATCATGGGCTGTATTGGGAGAGGTTTACGGGTCGAAAGTTTTGACTAAACAACCTAAAATTACATTAAGAAGACTATATTCTAATTTGGATGAACAAGAACTTCTAGATGAACTTAATTATGTTGCTAAAGAAATAAGGATTACACAGCATGAGAACTTAGCGAAGTTGTTTATTGCACCACTATATGGCGATAAACCTACTTTTGGAGTGAGAGAGCTAATTCAAAACTCAGTTGATGCTGTAAATGAAAGACTTAAAATAGGAAGTTCAATTTTTGATACAAATATTTATGTAAATATTGAGAAAGATGATAAAAATAAGTATTTTTTTACTATAAAAGATTATGGTAAAGGAATGACTATTGAGGAAATTAGTAATTACTTCTTGAAAGTAGGAGCATCGTTCATTAACGACATTCGATGGAAAACTCGTTTTATAGATGAGATCGGTAATGTTTTGATAAATAGAGTGGGTAGGTTTGGGGTTGGAGTATTAGCCTCCTTTTTAATTGGTAATAAAATTGAAGTTACGACTAGGTCGATACAAGATGAGAAAGGTTATAAGTTTACAGTCATATTAGATCAAAATGATATTGAAATTGAAAGAAATATAGATACTTGTATTGGTACAACTATCACTATAGAAATTAATAGTGACTCTCTCTCTGGCTTCAAAGATTCTTCGTCTAAACGTTGGTATAGGTGGTATAATTTGCCTTTTCCTGAAATAAAATACAATGCTCCTGATGAGTTTTTTGACCCTAATTCAATGAGTCAAGGCGATTTTATAATTTTACCCTCAGAAAATGCAGAGCAAGATGGGTATTGGGTGAATGGATCATATGATAATATAACTTATTCTTGGGCCTATTTCCCAGAAAGCTCCGCAGAGAGAAATTTTAAAAGAGGTAGATTTGAGAATATATTAAGTAAGACAGCTTATGTTAACGGATTTTTTATTTCTACTTTGCCTTATAATTCCATTGGAGATATTTATCATAGTTTACCTGCTCTTAGTCTTTTTGATAGGTATAATAAACTACAAATTAATTTAAATAGGAATAGTATATTTATTCCTCCTATGATTATATTTAATATTTTTCAACAATCAATTGATGATTTTATAGCATGTTTATTATGTATGCCTTTTGATGCCAGTGAAGGGGTTACAACGCGTTTAAACTATCCAGGTTTTTCTACTAAATATGCGTCAGAAAGTATTGAGGCGGGGAAAGCTAATAAGTATATTTTAAAGATTTTATATTCTAAGAATGGTTACACTACTTTAGCTTCGTTAATGAATACCGATAAATATGATAACTACAAAGTATTTGATGTTATATTTAATAGTAATGATGTTAGATATGATTGGCGAAGATATGATAACAATACTGTTTCGACACCTTATTACTATAAAATTAGACTTAATAATGTATTAGATGATAATCCGCAAATGGGCTTTATGAATGATACGGATTTTTATTGTATAACTAGAGAATTAGATTCAGTTATAAACGATGATGATAGTTTGGTGAAATTTTCTTTAATTCCAAGTATTAATACGGTAAGAAGCATAATGGATATGGAAATAATAGATAAATATGATTTTATAAATTTGATTAAAAATGTTAGTAAAAATATTACTGTAACTAAGAATAAAGAAAATCTTTTTTTGTATAAAGGTATTAATGATTTGAGAATTTTGAAAGAGGATATTTTAAATATATATACCAATCCACTAGGGATTAAAACGATTAGTGATAGAATTTATCAATTGTTGGGGAATGATCCTGTTATTCCATTTTCATTAAAAGAAAGGGTCGAGAAGTTTCCGTTGGCTTTTTATGCACTTAAAGATTATATTTTTAAATATCTTCAAGATAAATAA
- a CDS encoding ATP-grasp domain-containing protein: MNILLLASGNPSPSLIKALEAAGHTWEHYRPHELYLYVSESESGYDRIYSASPDLTEPKRLKMKDFDAVISRIGRGLEFGAAILQHLTENLNLYCAQTADGLLTAQNKMKTTQRLSAKGLRVPRTVFAKNPIHADFLINKIGGLPAIAKLLSGSQGTGVMILNDAVQTNTSLESFYKEEIDLLLQGYIEANATDIRAIVVGDEVVVAMERSGKKDFRANISQGGSGRKVELSESDKQICIQAAKACRLEFAGVDIMKDANGTSYVIEVNGNPGEKIIQITGVNFFESLVSHIGKQKGLTKKKDTANAESVPAQSATVEVTGKMEGEEEFMDTYGWGFFEPILSKFGVSLPTNKS; this comes from the coding sequence ATGAATATCTTACTTCTTGCCTCAGGCAATCCATCCCCTAGTTTAATTAAAGCCCTTGAAGCAGCTGGGCATACCTGGGAGCATTATCGTCCTCACGAACTGTATTTGTACGTATCAGAGTCAGAAAGTGGTTATGATCGAATCTACAGTGCATCTCCGGACCTAACCGAACCTAAGCGACTAAAGATGAAAGACTTTGATGCGGTCATTAGCCGCATTGGCCGGGGTTTAGAGTTCGGAGCGGCAATTCTTCAGCACCTAACAGAAAATCTTAACCTGTATTGTGCTCAGACAGCCGATGGCTTACTAACGGCACAAAACAAAATGAAGACTACTCAGCGATTAAGTGCTAAGGGTCTACGTGTTCCTCGTACGGTATTTGCAAAAAATCCTATTCATGCTGATTTTCTCATAAATAAAATTGGGGGATTGCCAGCAATTGCCAAATTATTATCTGGAAGTCAGGGAACTGGCGTAATGATCTTAAATGATGCAGTACAAACTAATACTTCACTAGAATCCTTCTATAAAGAAGAAATCGACCTACTATTACAAGGGTATATCGAAGCAAATGCTACTGACATCCGGGCTATAGTTGTAGGAGACGAAGTTGTCGTAGCGATGGAAAGATCTGGTAAGAAAGATTTCCGAGCTAATATTAGTCAAGGCGGTAGCGGCCGGAAAGTTGAACTTTCCGAAAGTGACAAGCAAATCTGTATCCAAGCAGCTAAAGCGTGTCGATTAGAGTTTGCTGGCGTTGATATTATGAAAGATGCCAACGGTACAAGTTATGTAATCGAAGTGAATGGCAATCCAGGTGAAAAAATTATTCAAATTACTGGCGTTAACTTCTTTGAAAGCTTAGTTTCTCACATTGGTAAACAAAAAGGTTTGACCAAGAAAAAAGACACAGCTAATGCCGAATCTGTTCCGGCTCAATCCGCTACTGTTGAAGTAACAGGTAAAATGGAAGGAGAAGAAGAATTCATGGACACTTATGGATGGGGCTTTTTTGAGCCTATCCTGTCAAAATTTGGAGTAAGTCTTCCTACTAACAAAAGTTAA
- a CDS encoding toprim domain-containing protein gives MTASHLLENARSYPIYNYLQTMGYLPVKKSAGQLLYSSPLRAESSPSFFVHPGKNVFNDFGCDEHKGDVIRLCQMLENLTFSQAVERLNQLQPMHAGISFSFSGQSYANDYESKFEIIAVKQLSHASLVQYVESRGIPLAIAGQFLQEVHYVSAGRKYFAAGFKNDLGGYALRNGAGFKGQTRPAGITTLPGKRNEQIYLFEGFFDFLSALTFFSTLEPKFTTCILNSTAQLSKAIDLMKQSGIQQVHAFLDRDAAGFKAVDQLARSGFHVTDRSDLYRGSKDFNEYLISHR, from the coding sequence ATGACAGCCTCTCATTTGCTAGAAAATGCACGCTCCTATCCCATCTATAACTATCTGCAAACGATGGGTTACTTGCCTGTAAAAAAAAGTGCAGGACAATTGCTTTATTCAAGCCCTCTAAGAGCAGAGAGCAGCCCTTCGTTTTTTGTTCACCCTGGGAAAAACGTTTTCAATGACTTCGGTTGTGATGAGCACAAAGGAGATGTTATCAGGCTTTGTCAGATGCTTGAAAACCTTACATTCTCTCAGGCCGTTGAAAGGCTTAATCAACTGCAACCCATGCATGCCGGCATTTCCTTTTCTTTTAGCGGCCAATCTTATGCGAATGATTATGAAAGCAAATTTGAAATAATTGCCGTTAAGCAATTGTCACATGCTTCATTAGTCCAGTACGTAGAATCCCGTGGTATACCTCTGGCAATTGCCGGACAATTTCTGCAGGAAGTACATTACGTGTCAGCCGGCAGAAAATATTTTGCAGCCGGATTTAAGAATGATCTGGGAGGTTATGCCTTACGTAACGGAGCCGGCTTTAAAGGACAAACCCGGCCGGCTGGCATCACAACCCTACCAGGTAAGCGAAATGAACAGATCTATTTATTCGAAGGCTTCTTTGACTTTCTCTCAGCCCTTACTTTTTTCTCTACTCTAGAACCAAAGTTTACAACCTGTATACTCAACTCCACGGCTCAATTGTCAAAAGCTATAGACCTAATGAAGCAATCCGGCATACAGCAGGTCCATGCCTTTTTAGATCGGGACGCAGCTGGCTTCAAGGCCGTCGATCAATTAGCCAGATCTGGCTTTCATGTCACGGATCGATCTGATTTGTATCGAGGCTCCAAAGACTTCAATGAGTACCTGATTTCACATCGATGA
- a CDS encoding AAA family ATPase, whose protein sequence is MNKNINSNKAFDVKTFIEASQITDRTYIPPIEPVINIGNATFAYKGDVSFISGPPKAGKSSISALMLATALSNSLPANTDSLQIRSTYSNGAYVIYIDTEQPPAFTKRQLETVKGLIGIKDQPSNFLVFNLRQYNYDQRKQIVFALFDKYPDAHLWIIDGITDLVKGVNEEAEANQLIGDLMAMTSRNNTCIVGMIHENRGATGNLRGHIGAEAERKSGGVISIGKDREKKVHWIEPKYIRGSADFDRIYFRWDKSANRFAQCDENEVAYMKVLEDRTARKEDDLKTLATACLQKPCLKKVLLELIQMHAPRKTSELVHIKTARRYHDKMLDLGYAIVDPDGLYHLAESYEIPTLVPQVKTGQLFGQIHETVRTHI, encoded by the coding sequence ATGAATAAAAATATTAATTCCAATAAAGCTTTTGATGTAAAAACTTTCATCGAAGCTAGCCAGATAACAGATAGAACTTATATTCCACCGATAGAACCCGTCATCAACATTGGCAATGCTACGTTTGCCTACAAAGGCGACGTTTCTTTTATTTCAGGGCCTCCTAAAGCTGGAAAATCAAGCATATCTGCATTAATGTTAGCCACTGCATTGTCCAATAGTTTACCTGCTAATACAGATTCTTTGCAAATCCGTTCCACTTATTCAAATGGTGCGTATGTAATTTATATTGATACGGAACAACCTCCTGCATTTACGAAACGTCAACTAGAAACAGTAAAAGGTTTAATTGGCATTAAAGACCAACCTTCGAACTTTCTTGTATTCAATCTAAGGCAATACAATTATGACCAAAGAAAGCAAATTGTATTTGCTCTATTTGACAAATATCCTGATGCACATCTATGGATTATTGATGGTATAACAGATTTGGTTAAAGGAGTAAATGAAGAAGCAGAAGCAAATCAATTAATTGGTGACTTGATGGCAATGACCAGTAGAAATAATACTTGCATTGTAGGCATGATTCACGAAAACAGAGGGGCTACTGGCAATCTACGTGGGCATATTGGAGCAGAAGCTGAACGCAAGTCTGGCGGGGTCATATCAATTGGCAAAGACCGCGAGAAGAAAGTACACTGGATTGAGCCGAAGTATATCAGAGGCAGTGCTGATTTTGACAGGATCTATTTTCGCTGGGACAAATCAGCTAATCGCTTTGCTCAGTGCGATGAGAACGAAGTAGCTTATATGAAAGTGCTAGAAGACCGTACAGCTCGCAAGGAAGATGATCTTAAAACTTTGGCTACTGCATGCCTTCAAAAGCCCTGCTTAAAGAAGGTGCTTTTAGAGTTGATTCAGATGCACGCTCCCAGGAAGACAAGTGAATTAGTTCACATTAAAACAGCACGCCGTTACCACGATAAAATGCTAGATCTAGGATACGCTATTGTAGACCCTGATGGCTTATATCATCTAGCTGAGAGCTATGAAATCCCTACCCTCGTACCTCAAGTTAAAACTGGACAACTTTTTGGACAAATACATGAGACAGTCCGCACACATATATAG